In Populus alba chromosome 1, ASM523922v2, whole genome shotgun sequence, a single window of DNA contains:
- the LOC118036567 gene encoding uncharacterized protein → MATKLSTCFLSHRHATALNCNAITTTTNDPKHTNVRFLLPCHRLLSSSSFRIRNRNSRSSQYKRRQMKKSSSTEDSESHQPQPQPQPQTQPQPQPQSQPQPPPTVFSAVPNDVAGASVFVDSETSTSVDVERIEQLTDAQNPQRLTVSQEAKSLAIDINIEEDEKHSSASDEMKQLAVNMGGESNFQVFNLKI, encoded by the exons ATGGCAACGAAACTATCAACTTGTTTTCTGAGCCATCGCCATGCTACTGCTTTAAATTGCAAtgctattactactactactaatgaTCCCAAGCACACTAATGTTCGATTCTTGTTGCCTTGTCATCGATTGCTCTCATCCTCCTCTTTCAGAATACGGAATCGCAACTCGAG AAGCTCGCAGTATAAGCGTAGACAAATGAAGAAATCTTCTTCTACAGAGGATTCCGAGAGTCATCAACCACAACCGCAACCGCAACCGCAAACGCAAccgcaaccgcaaccacaatcTCAACCTCAACCCCCTCCTACGGTGTTTAGTGCTGTACCAAATGATGTTGCTGGCGCTAGCGTATTCGTAGATTCGGAAACTAGTACTAGTGTAGATGTGGAGCGGATTGAGCAACTCACTGATGCACAAAATCCACAACGTCTTACTGTGTCCCAAGAAGCCAAATCTTTG GCTATTGATATTAACATAGAGGAAGATGAGAAGCATTCAAGTGCATCTGATGAAATGAAACAATTG GCTGTAAACATGGGTGGCGAGAGCAACTTTCAAGTATTCAACTTGAAGATTTGA
- the LOC140955900 gene encoding probable starch synthase 4, chloroplastic/amyloplastic, whose amino-acid sequence MTLKEFFHEKDKLQGEINVLEMRLAENDAKMKVAAQEKIRVELLEAQLEKLRNELDQRGATERSVFDLYESQNNVFNKEAPLLQNNTLLQNSSVHSLSDELSLLRSENMSLKNDIEALREELSNVKNTDERVAILVKQHSLMKSSLQDLESKLIASEEDVSKLSSLKVECKDLWEKVYTLQALLDKATKRADQAILVLQQNQDLRKKVDKLEESLEEAVVYKLSSEKLQQYNELIQQKMKLLEEHLQRSDEEIHSYVRLYQDSVQEFQDTLKSLKEESNKRALDEPIDDMPWEFWSHLLLIIDGWLLEKKISTDDAKHLREMVWKKDGRICDAYMESREKNEREAVSRFLKLTSSSKSYGLSIIHIAAEMAPVAKVSLTYMFHSVTLF is encoded by the exons ATGACCTTGAAAGAATTTTTTCATGAGAAGGACAAGTTGCAAGGAGAAATTAATGTTTTGGAGATGAGATTGGCAGAAAATGATGCTAAGATGAAGGTTGCCGCTCAAGAAAAGATACGTGTGGAACTCCTGGAAGCCCAGTTGGAGAAACTAAGGAATGAACTAGATCAGAGGGGTGCTACTGAGAGAAGTGTGTTTGATCTGTATGAGAgccaaaacaatgtttttaacaAGGAAGCCCCTCTACTTCAGAATAACACTCTACTTCAGAATAGCAGTGTTCATTCTCTTAGCGACGAGCTTAGTTTATTGAGGTCGGAGAATATGTCTCTGAAAAATGATATAGAAGCACTCAGGGAAGAGCTTAGTAATGTCAAGAATACCGATGAACGTGTTGCAATACTGGTGAAGCAACACTCTTTGATGAAGTCTTCTCTGCAAGACCTGGAGTCCAAACTAATAGCTTCTGAGGAAgatgtttcaaaattatctaGTCTAAAAGTTGAATGCAAGGACTTATGGGAGAAGGTGTATACTTTGCAAGCACTGCTGGATAAGGCAACCAAGCGAGCAGATCAGGCTATTCTTGTGTTGCAGCAAAACCAGGATCTCCGAAAGAAGGTTGATAAATTGGAAGAATCCCTGGAAGAAGCCGTTGTTTATAAGCTATCATCAGAAAAGTTGCAGCAATATAATGAACTAATACAGCAAAAGATGAAACTATTGGAGGAGCACCTCCAGAGGTCTGATGAAGAGATACATTCTTATGTCCGATTGTATCAAGATTCTGTACAAGAATTTCAAGATACACTCAAGAGTTTGAAAGAGGAAAGCAATAAAAGGGCACTGGATGAACCTATAGATGATATGCCCTGGGAATTTTGGAGTCATTTACTGCTCATAATTGATGGTTGGCTGCTCGAGAAGAAAATATCTACAGATGATGCAAAGCATTTGAGAGAAATGGTATGGAAGAAAGATGGGCGTATTTGCGATGCATACATGGAAAGCAGAGAAAAGAATGAACGTGAAGCTGTGTCTAGGTTTCTCAAGCTGACATCATCATCCAAAAG TTATGGATTATCTATCATTCATATTGCAGCAGAGATGGCACCAGTTGCCAAGGTGAGCTTAACATATATGTTTCACTCAGTCACTTTGTTTTAG